The following is a genomic window from Saprospiraceae bacterium.
CAAATAAGTTTGCTCCATGTTCAGCATTTTTGAAAACATATGAAGTCGTCTGATAAATGGGGACTGCACGCGAACCAGTAGTAGGGTCGGGTTGTTGTCCTGCATGCAACTGTAAGGTTTCGAACTTATAATTTTTGTTGTTTGACATGATTTTTAAGAATTAATTTGTTAAAAATAAAATATTAAAGATAGTGTTATAGAAAACCCGGGCCCTGAGTTTTACAACACATTAAAAAAAGCTAAACCAATTTTTTTTGAATGATAAGAACTTAATTTATGTGATGTGTCAATTGCAACAACAGCAACAACAGCAACACATAGAATTCTGATCTTGGATAGAAGTGGAAAGTGTCCTGAATTTTGAATTTTGAAGATTCATTTTTTAATTCATTAAATTTATATATCCCAATATCGGGAAGGAATTGGCACCTTGCTTTTGTAGGTTGCCTGAGGGTCAGTGAGCCTTTTCTCTCGCCTCATCGTTATAAATTATTCAGGAAAGAATTAAATTCCTCTTGAATTTTTCTAAATGCAAAGATACTGTCAATCTTTTTTAAAAATCAAGTAAATATAAATATTTTTTTGTTAAAATTTAAATATTTATTTATACGTATGTATTAATTATTGATTATCAATCTTAAAGATATATTGATGGAATGTAATATTTTTATTTAGAATGTCTGCTCCGCCTGTAGATGTCAAAAAAAACAACAAAAGCAGCAACAGGAATTACAAGTTTATTGATATTGGAACTTGTGGGATTTTTAGAAAATAGAAACACCATTACAATTAAAAACAGGAAAGATGCTATGAGACCACCCAGCTTCCATCTATTGTCATGTACACGATTGGGTCTGAATTTAAGCAAAAGTTTGTCTATGATGATGGTGAGAAGAAAAAGACAAGCCACCACTGTAAGGATAATCTTCATTCCGTGGTTTTCGGTTGGATAACTCTTATTTCCCTTTGTGGAATAGGAATGATGATATTATTGTCCCGAAAGATCCTGTCAATTTCAAATCTGACGTGACTTCTGACATCTTCTGCCCACATCACCTGTGTAGAAAAGAAGTACAAGCTGAAATATAATCCATTATCTCCAAAGTCATTTAATCTGACAAATGGTGCCGGTTTACTTAATACTTCATTATTGTTTTGCAAAGATTTTAATAGCAATTCTTTGATCAGGGAAGTATCAGATCCATAAGGTACAATCATGCTTACTTCAAATCTGACCACATTGTCAGAGTGGGTCCAATTTACCACTGATTGATTCACTAATTTGCTGTTGGGTATCAGCATCGAAACACTGTTTCTGGTTTCTATCCTTGATGCCCTAAGTCCTATTTTGATCACACGACCTACTTGACCATCTATTTCCAGAATATCCCCAATCATAACAGAACGTTCAAATAGTAAGACTAAACCGGAGAAAAAATCATTGAAAGTTTGTTGAAGCCCCAATCCAACACCTACTAACAATGCCGCAGCACCACCGTATATAATGCTCATATCTGAGACGATACGATCTAAAGCAAATATTATGGCTACGACATATATCACATACGAAACTAATTGATTGATAGCAAATTGAAT
Proteins encoded in this region:
- a CDS encoding mechanosensitive ion channel; translated protein: MDTIIFSISGFDITLFQVFLCVLVIIIAFFLYFRFQSYKFFDSSDEQLKRFNLNGLKPRLAASLFFLASLIISRIINFDVILLGYNDLEITFSQTLEILTLFSVGVLFDWIISHVVIRNRFRKREVPVRTSFRDEKTNESKATSLVRYIVYLYVGQILLNRINLDAILMQRTIKGELFTIQISDIMVAIMIILVAKVIIWFVTQISLYRMYKNNDTDEGIQFAINQLVSYVIYVVAIIFALDRIVSDMSIIYGGAAALLVGVGLGLQQTFNDFFSGLVLLFERSVMIGDILEIDGQVGRVIKIGLRASRIETRNSVSMLIPNSKLVNQSVVNWTHSDNVVRFEVSMIVPYGSDTSLIKELLLKSLQNNNEVLSKPAPFVRLNDFGDNGLYFSLYFFSTQVMWAEDVRSHVRFEIDRIFRDNNIIIPIPQREIRVIQPKTTE